Genomic segment of Meles meles chromosome 17, mMelMel3.1 paternal haplotype, whole genome shotgun sequence:
GAGTAAGGATTTAAGAGGAGAAACTCACCCACCTGTGTTGATGCAAGGGTCCCCAGTTTCCTACCATGTCTTACTTTATGGGTAGCACCGAGTTTCCCtattaagcaattaaaaaaagaaaataaagtgatcGTTCCTAGGTCCTCCTGAAGTACAAACATGAAGCAGTTGAACCCGACACAGCCCGTGTCAAACAGCCCTCCAGAAGGGGGCCTTCTCTCTCTGGGGGACAAGGAATGGCTTGGCCAGTTCTGCGAGTCCCTATCAGTTCTGACAGACCCGGTCCTGACCCGGGGCCAGGGAAGCCGCAGaattttgggtgtgtgtgtgtgagagagtgtatACAGAAACTGTCACACCCACACCCCACATGCCATGACAGGGTGGAGCCATTTGTTGTCTGTACCTTAATCTTTTCATCATTTCCAGAAATACTATGCTTTGACAGTGCTGGGTCCCTAAGGACGCAGCCCAGAAATGCTCAGCCGACCTAATAGACACCTTTCCAACAACAGTTCCCCTTATCTGCCCCTCACATCTGGGGATCCTACCTTCCAACCACAGCCATGAATGATATTTATTTCCTTAGGGGAAGCAGGGGTCATGTCTAGCTCTGCCTGATTTCCAAGCGTGTATCCACAAGCCCATACCACCCACTCCTATTACCTACCTTCTCTTGGCATTTTTGCCAAGTTGCACACCATGGTCAGGGAATTAGGGTTCTAGTGAGTTATTAAAGTGCTACTTTCCAAAGACATCGTAGAAAAAACAACACTCGGTATGGTCTTGAACAATGTTTAATCTCTGGCGTTTGAGAAGACGCTTTAGGATCCTGAAGGGCCTGAGGGCTGAGCCTTTGACAGTGACCGCAGATCCTGCCGGTGCCACGTGAGAGAGGCGGGACACAGCGTGGAATGAGAAGCCGGGGTCCCCGCTCTGTTACTGCATGGCAGAGTGACCACGGAGGAGTCGCTTGCCTTCCCCAACATTGTGGGACAGGAGAGGCTCATCTTTAAGATTCCTCCCAGCTCTGATAGTCTGTGAATAACTCGCAGAGAATGTATCGGGTGGCCTTCCCACAGAAACGGAAAAAACTATGTGCAGTGGCCAGTAGCAGGGAAAAGGCCTCAGATAGCTCTTTGGTATTTCTAAAGATTCAGGGCTTAGACTCCCGTCTGTGCATTGGCCCAGCCCTGGGGTCCGTCCTGTGCGGGCTGAGCTAGGGAGCAGGAGATCAGGAATAGCAGAGTCAGGGACCACTACTCGGTTTACGCTTCCAAATTCGTCAGGCCCACGGACCAGGATCGTCCCTGGTGGAAGCGTGCTGGGTGGTCACCTGTCCTTCTCAGGCCAACCAgagctctcccactccccgtccTCAGAGAGTTTTAGTTACAGGCATGTGCTGTCCTCGGGACTGGGGAtagtgagaaagagacagagagggggacaGTGTCACTGGGGACAGTGACAAACCTGCTCCTCCGGGCCGCTGTCCAGAAGTTCAGAAGCGGGAGAGGGATCCTGCAAGGTGAACCAGTCCCCTTCCACACCGGGATTCCGGCAGACCCACATTTCACAAGACCCCGCATCTGCCTAACGTCGCTGGCACAGCCATTGTCTCATCTGCCTTTTCTTCTCAGGCTTAGCCACCCCGTCCCCTCAGTTCTGGCTGGGCTGAACTCTCCCCGGGGTTAAGCAGATCTCCAACACAAGCAGAACTCTGAGCAATGACTCCTTGTGTCATATAAATAGCTTCagtgatatatatataacctATAGTCCACACGCatgcacgcgcgcacgcacacacacacacacactgtcttgTGGAAATCATCTTTGGGATGATTTGGGCAGGCATTCGTTGGCACAATCACTCGGAATATAAACGTATGTGTGTGTCTGGAATcccatctctccctgcccttTCCCTCAGAGAGAGGAGCGCAGTGGAGGGAAGCCTGCTCGTGCCCAAGCTCCGAGACCTTGTGGGGAAAAGGCCTGTTTGGCAGGGGTGAGGCGGGGGCTGTGGGGTGGCCGGGACTACTCCTTCAACAGTCCCAGCTTCTTCAGCGCTTCCCTTCTGTGCTCATTGGGGACACCTTTTGGGGAGATCTTGACACTGACGTAGGGGGGTCGAGGCAGCTTGTCAGGGCTCTGTCCTCGGTAGGGCaggtgcctgctgctctgctcctgctcctgctcggcCAGCTTGCCCACCTGGATGCCTGCAAAGTCCTTCCCTGTGCCCAGGGAGGCAGGGCGGGGCCGTGAGTTACGCAAGACATTAGGAGACATCTTGTCCAAGAAGGAGCCTTTGCCCAGAGAGGTGCTGGTTTGGGGGCTGGGGTCTTTCTCAGCCGAGAGGTAGCTGCTCAGCCCCACGCCCGAGCGCTCCAGAGTGTTGGACTTGAAGTTCATCTGTCTCAGGCCCGGGATGTTGCTGTCCTGGAGAGTCAGCCCTGAGTCTGACTTTGGCTGAGTCAGGGGCTTACTTACCCCAGGGGCCTTAGGGATAGGAATTGGCACGGATTTGGCCACTGGAACCTTCCCTGGAGTGGGTTCCTGGGCTCGAATCCAAGCTCTGCCTGGAGGAGACCCCTGAGCTGGAGCAGGAGTCGGAGCCTTCCCTGGGAGGGGTCCCTGCGGCGGAGCTGGGGCTGGAGCCTTTCCTCCAGCAGGTGCCGCGGCTCTGCCCTGAGCTGGAACCGCAGGCCGAACTGGTGCTGGAGTCAGAAGGGGAGCCTGGAGCCGGGTGGAGCCGGTGCGTTTCGTTAAGTGGGGGCTAGGCTCGTCCTGGTCCTGGGGTAGCCCCAGCTTCTCAAGTGCTTCTCGGCGTGCCTTCTTCTGCTCCTGCAGTGAGGACAGGGCCAGGCCCGGGTCTCCAGGGCCGGCCTCGGCGTGGCGGGCCAGCCAGTTCTGGGGCTCGCTGTGGAAACTGCTGCGACTGCTTTTCAGAACGATATTGGGGGGCAGTTTCCGGGACTTAGAGGCTGTGAGGGGGGCCAGGTGGGCACTGGGTTCCCCCCCTGATGGGACAGGAGCATCTTCAGCTCTCACATTCTGAGACGAGCTGGAGGTGGCTGGAGGAGGCCGAGGCTGTCCTGGGCCCCCTGTCGAGCCTTCCTCATTGGCTTTTTGGGACATGGTCTCTGAGGAAGTCCCCTTGCTCTCTTGAGGGCTGAGTGACGTGTGGCTCTGCTGCCCTCGCTCCTGCGGCTCGGGCTGGGTGTCCCGGAAAGCCTCTGGTGGAGGGACGGGCACTGtgtccagggctggggcaggtggcTGGGGGCCGGCCAGAGCCTGGCTGGGCTCACTGCTTTGGCTGATCTGCTCTGTCTCAGGCTCCCGGACAAGGCCCTCCACTTCCCCTGGGCTGTGGCTATGAGTCTGAGTGGTGCTTTTCCTGAGGTTCTGGTTGATGCCGATGTGGATATTTCTGGGAAGGCTATAGGACCCAGACCTGAGGCCCAGGCCTTGGAGCTCAGGAAGATGGGTTGAGCTGGGCTGAGTCCCTCTCCTTGGCTCTGGTTCTTGCTGAACGATCTTCTCACCTGGATATCCTGCAAGGGGGCaggagaaaaggcaaagaagagtGGACAGAGGTGAAGACCCTGTTGCCCAGGGAAAAGCAAATGCTTCCTGAACTCTGATCACTTAgccatgggttttgttttttgttggttctTTGCTCTTAAAGGGGCCGCACTGTTGCCTGGATATCATTTAGACCAACAGATGGACACGAGCGGATTCCCTACAACAAAGAATTCATTTCTCATGATGGCTGCAGAAAGAGCAGCCTCACATAACTCCATGTCCTTGCCTCGAGCTCTTCCTAACTGTCTACAGAGACACCAGGGTTAGAAAGGGAGTCAGGACAGCCCTCCAGCTATCCTGGGGCTCCCGGGTCACTGAGTCCAGGGGAAGCACTGAACGTGAACAGTAACGCTGATGTGGTTTGTCCAGACCTCTGCCTTCCTccaccttcagtttctttcttttttttcttttttcagattttatttatttatttgagagggggagggggtcggggagagaacatgagccggggcagtggcagagggagatggagaagtagactccccactgagcagggagccctacgtagggttccatcccaggaccctgggatcacgacctgagccgaaggcagatgcttaactgactgagccacccacgtgcccccaccTTCAATTTCTATCAGCACCTGAATGATTCTGTGACACCACAGCTGTCCCCATACCAGAGAGTGACACGGGCTCTTTCCTTCCAGCAAGCTAGGCAAGTGCATCAAGCCCCCTGGGCCAGGGAGTCAGTCTCAGGGGGCAGAGAAGTCCTTGCCCCCATTTCCTGTTCTATCTCTGCAGAGTCTAACACATTGTCAATcagtatttgctaaatgaatgaacacGTGGTTGTGGTCCCGATAGCAGTGGGGCTGTCCTCAGGAGTAAAGTGCCTCCCTCCATTCTGAGACAGTCATGGCCACACTTGCGTGCCATCCTGTCCCCCTTCTACCGAGCCTCAATACCACTGGCTTTCCACAGTCTTGCACTAGAGCCTCGAGGTACCACCCACTGAAGTTAAGGGAGTGCTTCCCTCTTATCTATTGCAACCTGATCCTCCTGGGTCACCCCGATTAGGTCTCCAGGCTCACTCAgtgtccccagagccaccaccCACCGCTCCCCgaatccctccctcccccacctctgtggTCTTGTCTTTTTAGAATTTCTCTGTGAGAGAATGGGAGCTGGCCAAACCCTTTTTCCTCCCAGGCCTCTGATACTTCATAGAAAGACAGGCAGCTGGCTTGTCGTCAGTCCCTCCTCCTTTCCAGGGCAAGACCTTAATTCCAGCCAGGAGAGCGGAAAGGAGTGCTGTTGTCCTTCCGCCCATGACCCTTAGAGCAGAGGGCAAACAAGGTGCAAAGCAGCCGTAAAGATGTACTGGTTTTCTGGGTTTGCGGAAGGTGTCACCCCAGAAGGTCTCTCTTACCCTGGGGAGCAGGCTGGGTTATGGGCAGAGCTCGGGGGCCTTGGGGAGCTGTGTCTTGCTCAGACTCGTCAGTAGACAGTCCGCTGTCAGCCTCAGTGTCCAGTGAGCCGATGGTCTCCTCCAGGAAGAGCAGACACTCTTTCTCTTCAGCGGACAGGAAGTCGTAGCTGCTGTCACTCTGGAATGAGGCGTggagaacagagagggagagggaactgTGAGAGGGAGCTCCACAGAAACTGGTGGGGCTGAGAACCACCCCTCGTCCTGAAGGAATGCTGAAGAGCTGGAAACCTTTCTGAGAGGCTTCTCCGCAAACCTGTGGGCATTGTTTCCTGAAACTGCAGGCAAGGCCCGGGCAGAGGCTGCCGAGCTATTGGCCCGCGAGTTCCCAGTGCTGGGCAGCCAGATGGCAACTGACCTTTTTTGCCCAGTCCTACATCTAAGGCTTAGGGGAACAGATCCCGGGTTCTAATTCCAATTCCTCTGTGTGAACTATGTCAAGCATTTCACTTTGTATGTCTCCGATTTAGCTCTAGATTATATGGACAACATAATAATTTGACCTTAAACTTGATGGTATCGTTTTGAACTTCCCAAAGGACTTTTGCATACTCCATCTGGTATGTCAAGGACAGCAGGAGGACAAACAAGAAACTGCAGCCAACCACTGGCTGTCGGGCCAGTGGGAACAGTGGTATGACTAGCCACAGATACATTTACTAAATAATTTACTCTTGACTTTGAAATGCATTccatacaggattttttttttcctttgtgtatttACTTTCTTGATGGCATTTGGCTCTGGCTAACATTCAAGTAAGTGTGCATTTCTTAAGCAAATATTAACTTGAAGCAGGGAGGGTTGAACTTGGGtatgggaggaggagaaagcaacttAGTGTGAAATATCAAGAAGCTATAAAGCAAATAATGTCATGATGAAAAAGCACATGGGGTATTTGGAAATAAGTGTTATGGCCATTTTAAATAGTTATTGCTTATGCTCTACAAGGGCGGCAAGATCCAAAGAAGAGTCACTCTATGAAGTTGAAGGTTGAAGGGAAAACcagaagggaaatggaaatgtGAGAAATTTGGCTTGAGTCCCTTCCTGGCATGTATCTCAAATCTCTTCCTAATATTTGAGATACTTCAGAGTTATATATTTCCAGACCCACTCAGATGGCCAGGGAAGATTTTGAGACAGCCCTAAATACATCCTGGGAGATGGTTGTTGGAACAACACTACCAGTTTCCAGGGCTCCTTAAAGAGTCATTGTCAGTTGACAAAAGCGAGGCTTACATATCAAAGGAAGCCCCAGGTATAGCCTTTGGAAGCCCTGAAGTCAATTCCAGGGGTTCCCTGAACAAAATCTTCTTCACTGCCCTCTTCTTCCTAAAAGAGCCTTGCCAAAGATAAGCCAACTCTGAATTTCTCCTTTGTGGATGACGCACTTTGAAAACCTATCATCCCTGCCACATTCTGTGTCCAGTGGCCTCCATACTGGCCTCAGcctaacagaaacagaaagatgtCTCTGAGGTCTTAACTCCTCAGGTCAAAAGAAATGATATACAGACTGTCTGCACTTTGGATTGCGTGTGTGTGcgaatgtgtgtgtgcgtgtgagtgcGCTGCTTTCTCTATTCGATTTTTACATACCAAAACTCACAGACTATATTAAACATCCTTGACATTTGGGAGAGATCCTTATAATCCTTAAATTTCCAAGTACCTCTACAGGCTATAAAGCAATAGAGTATAAATTCTCAAGGTTACTATGTACGTGATGAACACCAAGAACCAAAGAATGCCTACGTTCGGACATACGGCGGACTTGACTCTTTCGCACCAGCCTTAGAGCAAGGAGATTTAAACTCATTCCCAGAAGAATTACAATGTACTACATGCCACTCTCTGTTAAACGCGATGACTTTGGAAGACTTGGAACCTCTGCTCATGGATTCAGGCTGTTTCTTTTCTGCATAGAGGCACGTGCTAAGTGCTGTCTGTGCCTGTCGTGTACTCTTCCAGAGGACACTATGAATTCGCTGTTTACATTATCCCCACTGTAAAACTGAGGAGACTCAAGTTTacagaaattaagtaatttgcccaaggccatTTGGCTTATAGGTGGAGAATTCAGACCTGCTTGGCTCCAGAACCCAGGCTCCTAATTACTCTGTTCTCTTTGATCTTCACAGAAGGAATGCGGCTTGCATGCTGCAGGAGACTTCGGGACACCAGTGCTCTGGGATCTACCATCTGTCCTTTCCACCAGGACCTCTGATCATGGGCCCTTGCTCTCACCTCAACTTAGCCCCCAATGAATGAAACCTGGGAGCAAGTCTCATCTGCCCTCCTGCTCTCTGGGGACGGTCCCACTCTATTCTCTAGAAAACCGGAGTGACTCAGAGGCACAAATGCTCACGGGTGTGATTCACGCCCTGATGAGGAAGATGAAAGCTGAGGAGCAGTGAGGAGGGTGGtggacagggcagggcagggcagggcaggggtgggcgggtggggcagGCGTGCAGAGAGCCGGCAGGCGGCAGGACTGAGGGTACGGCAGGACTGAGGTACGTACAGATCCAGAGCGGGTGGATGTGGTGCTCATGATGCTGTCACAGCTGCCGACGCGGGTCACGGGTTCTGAGCCAGGCCCCGCCGGCCACAGCTCGCTCTGGGGCATCGCCCGAAGCAAGGTGCGGGGGGGGCGGTGAAAGGGGCTCCCAGAGGGGAAGCGAAGGGAAGTGGAGAATGTCCCAAGCTGGCCTGAAAAGACAAGAATCAAAGCCACGTGTGAGCCGAGCTGAGGCTCTCCGGCAAGGCTCTGCCCAGGCCCTGGAGCAGCGTGGCGGCGGGGACGCCCAGCAAGCAGAGCGCTGGAAGGGGCCGTGCACAGGGGTCCCCCAAACCTCCCAGCCTGCATGGAAGGACACAGAAGCGGGCTCGCACGCATGCAGAAGGGTGGCCTTagcggaggtggggttggggggggcgggtggcGGGGAGGAATAGTCTGGTCAGAGAGGAAATTCCATCACTTCTCCTAGTGGCCTTCTTTCTCTGAATCTGGGGGCTTAACCTACATTTCCATAACTACAAACAATACAGAGGAAGGGGTCCATAGCATGGGTTCTGGAGGTAGTCagatctggattcaaatcccactTCCACCATGGCCAGTTAGGGGACTTGGGGCCAATTACTCTTATACCCCATTTTCCCCATTAAATCAGGCGAATGTAGGGTTAATGAGAACAGCACAGCTTAGTTGGTAGTAAATACTCATTTAATGAATAAGATAAGATCTGCTACTGTTCTTataataagagaaagacaagatCCACTTAGGATCAAAATGAATTGAAGTCAGGCAAGAGTTTAGAGAAGAGGGGTTTGGGTTGAatgggagagaaggaacagggtCTTCAATCGCACCAACCACATAGGGTTGTCAGAAACACAAAACACATGGTGCAGTAGCTGTTAGCTGCCATCCAAGCCAACACCAGCCACATcagcccccactcccaccccaccacgGCTACCGTCCATCACCTCCCTAGTCTGGGGGGCACACACATGACCCCAGAGGCTGATACAGAGCCAGTTTCCCTCTTGCGCACCACCCCTCTGATGTTGTGCTGATTTCCAGTGAGGTTCCCTAACCTTTGTCAAATGAACAAGAGAAATGGCCTATGTAGCTTCCTCCTGAGTCAGCTCGCAGGGGCAAAAAAGTTTCCAGTTCACTGTGTCAACAGTAACAGCAAAGGAAGGCAGGACCATCTTCCTTCTGAAAATCTCAAGGTCTGGGAAGGTCCCAGGCGACTCTCTTATGTTAAAATGAAATCCTGGAAGAACTAAGTTTAAAAGATGGTTGCAAGGTCAAGTCGAGAATATGCGGAGAGCTAGAATTGAAATCCAGTTCGTCTGGTTCTGAATCCATATTTTTCCATGACACCATGCTGTATTTTCAACTACCTTTCCTACCCTCCCAATCCTAGGTTCTATTTGAGATCTTGGGACCTGGGGTTTGGATCCCGGGGAGGTTGTCCCTTTGGCTTCTTCCAACAATTGCTTCCAATGCCAAGTCAGGTTTGGGCTGTGCTGGGTGAGTCAGCCTGCCAGCCCTGTAGAGTCGATAAGCACGCAGCCTCATGGGGCTCCTCTCCCGGTTTGGGGGAGGCTGGCAAGTGGGGCCGGTAGGGAGGGGCAGGacaatggggaaagaagaggaaaatatccCAGCGAGCCAGATGCATGGAGTTCATAAATGTCCAGACCCTCTCAGGAGTTAGAGACAGGACCAGAGGGGACAGAGACACCAGAGAAGCACAGTGACAAATCAACATTGGGTAAGTCAGTCCTTCAGTTTACTCATGAGGTTACTTTCCCAACCTCAGAActccaaagaaagagaaacatgagAAATCATGTGGATGGAGTGCAGTCACCTCAGCTATCCACTCCATTCACGACTGTCTAGATCCAGAAGGTACCCATTCTTAACATTCTGTAGGGCTGAGCTCCTTACAGCCAAAGAGGTCCATTGCTCATAAGCCGAGGCACACAGAAGGCACTCAAAAAATGCTGGACAAATGACTATTGAGTTAAGCTGTTGGAAggcctcctttttttattttttttttaacttttaccctatTACTATAAAGtctttcctatgtattttatttccctGAGGATATATGGCCCAGTGGAATTGGGGCAATGCTTCAGTTAAACTAACATTTATGAGCACCTAAGCGGCATGGAACAAGCTAAAATAATAAGGCAAAGGCATTGTTTCCAAGCTGCCAGTATAAATCCAAGGCTCTAGTTTTTGGCTCTAGTTCTCTTAAAAAATTTCTGTACAATTGTAATTACTAATTATTAATACTGTACTTAATACAGTTATTATTGATACTGTATTAATCACTGTAGTTAATATAATATTCTCTGAATGGGTGACCAGATGTTGCCTCTTCTTTCAGAAACAGTTCCtacccttgttcttctaagtacTCTTCGGACTGTACGGTGGCTTGCTAGCCTCTCCTTCCTCCCGGGGCAACCTGTCACACTCACTCCTTGCCTCCTGGGGCAACCTGTCACAATTTCGGGACTACGTAGCTGGAAGTAACTCAAGCagctggaagagagagaaacagcatgaaTAGTGCTGCTTCAGAAACACACAGCCCGGTATAGCTTACAAAGTGCTTTCAGACATGCTGCTGAGATCTTCAGAAGAGCCTGATAACCGAGGCAAGACGTGATACTTTCTTCTTCGACAGATGAGAAATCCGGAGCTCCTTCCACTTCCCCTTCCACAGGGAAGCAGGGGATGACCTCTCACGGCCTAGAGAGGACGCCTCTGGATCCAGCCCCTCCAGGGATTCGAGAGAGCCATGTACCTAAAGAGGGGTCATCAGCCACCCCTGACCAAACACCAAAAGCCCTAAGATCAcccttctttttctacttcacaCCTTAAACCCTTAAAGTCATCTGATTCTGCTCTATGCTTCCAGGCCAGCTGTATGTCCCCATAATGGAAGTTTCCAGAGTAAACAAATGACAACAAATGTCACTGAAGATTGTGTCATCGGGCACGGGGGCCCTGGAGAGCTGAATCTGAACCTCAACCAAGGCCAAATGAGCCCTAAAACTTGCACCTTGTCTCCAGGCCTCGTTTTCTGATCCAAAGAGCCAGAACGCTAAGAGTCTCCCCTCTTCACCCCACCCACCCTTCCACTCTCCCTCGCCACTTTGGCCAGACCTGGATGCTGCATTTCCTTCCACCAACTTTACAACCTTGAAACTTGGGGACTGTCTCAGAACAGCCATCGAAACCTGAGGTATTCCTACCTGATAAGAAGTctgagaaacaagaaaaacactCAAGGTGAGAGTTTGATATCTTTTAACCCTTGACCTCTTTGGGGgattggaggggaggaggaaatgggttATGAAACAGGCACAGCCTATAGCCAGGGCCATCAGTGCCAAAGCACATTAAACATTAACTATTCGGCTGAAACCAGCCAAGTCTTGGAGGAGAGTAAATAGAGAGCATGTGGGGTTCTGGcatgggtgggggcggggacgCATGGAGCTCCAGCCCCATTCCTCTTTGGCCTCTCTCTGTCTTCTAAACAGGACCAAGGCCCCCTTGTCACCCTCTTCCCGTGAGCCCACCCCCCATATCTCTCAAGAGCTCAACTTCTCTCCCCACTGGTCAAAGAGTTGTCCTGTTTCTCTCAGACCAGGTGTGTCTCCTTGCTGACTCTCCAGAAATATGCCTCCAGCTGGGGAACATCCGAAGAAAACTGCCAGGAGGACTAAAAGCTGCACTGCGTGTATATGCTTCTCCATGGGCACATGGCCAACTTTCTGAGTGTGTTTAGTCAAAGTTATAATCTTCTATTTCACAGGTGGGTTTGAGGCAAAGGCTTGGTAGACCTATCTTCTGCACAGAAGAGCTTTGCTAACACTCCAGATTATCTTATCGCTGACAAGTACACCATCAAAGGCAGCCTTCAGTGAGTTCGGTGGGCTGGTTCTGTGGTTTGGGCTCAACTCAAACCAAAAGCTCCAGCTGCCAGGACTAGGAAACCCAGCACACTGGCTCGGGGCTGGcaggtgccaggccctgggaagcCTGGCGCAGGGGGTCTTCCCACTTCGCTCTTTCCTGCAGCAGGAGGAAAAGAGGCGCAGTTAGGGACCAGAACGTTAACACCTCCCTGCCCAACGTGGACCATGGAGAGCTGACTTGCTACTCTGAATTGACTTCAACATCCAGCTTCCTTGTGCTGATAACGTGCCCCGCACGCTGTCCGCAGGGACCCCCAGAGGAAAACAAAGCCAAGCCACCACAGCAGTCTGGTTCTCCTCTCTGTGGACTCTGCCACCCTACTTTGGCCCGAGCCTCACTGAGAACGCCTACCAGTTTCAAGGTACTACTGTGAAATACTGATGTCCGTGGGCTCCTGGCACAGCCCAGCAAGCGGCTTCTGGTTTGCCAGTCTTTGTGTCTAATAGCAGGCAGAGTCGGAACATTAACTGAGTTGAATCCAAATAAACTCAGCTTTGCACCTAGATTATCCGTGGGTTTTCCAGAGATGAACTGGTAGTCCAAGGAGGGGTTTTCTGAGCCTCACATTGCCTTAGAAACAACATTACACGCTTGTCTGAAGAGAGCTCCTTTGTCACGGTACCATTACTGGACACACATGCACTGCAccctttatttaaataaaaatagacactgAGTTGAGAAAGCCAGGGGAAAATGTCCTGTTAGAATTGGAATGGAGAAACTAAGGCACTTTTTTCCCCTGGGAGAGCCCCCATTTTGACTCCCTGCACTCTATTCTTTTCCAAGAATCACGACTCAATTTCAATTGCTCAGAGATGGAAATTTCCAAAACAAGCCTATTGTATTTTCCTGTTGACTGCAAAATGTGCTTATCCAACTGAAATAGGcagatgaaaaaaatatgcatCCCAGCCCTGGTCTCCACAAAGCCATTCCAGTCTTAAGAAGCTATCAGCCTGCTCTGATCCCAGACTGGACGTACAGAgttgaggaacagagaggaaagtcCCCTGGCTGGGGTGCACAGGGCTCCCCACAACCCTGTGGCTCTCATGTCCCACGAAGCACCCCTTCCTGCTGAAGCATAAGCAATAGCTGGTTAGTGATTAACTCACCTTCACTAGATGAGGggctgaagagaggaaagaaataccCTTTTCTTTCAAAGGGCAGAGCCGGAGACACAGACTGCTTCCCCTGCcttcctctgatttcttcttttgacCTCCTCCAGACTTACCTGGACAGGTAAATGCTTCATCTGtgctgccccaccccaccctgccactGACTCACAGCCAATCCCAgccttccctccctgcttctcaTTCCAGCTGTTTCtgcggggagggcgggggaggggaacgGGCAGGGCGGGGCTGCCCTCGCAGAGCCAATCATCTcttgccctccccttcccccgttagagccaatttaaaaaaaaaagaaaagaaaaaggaaagctggaaggaGAAGAGACACTTTCGGGGTTCAGACTGGAAGACGAGAGTTGGCAGGGAAGGAGTAGGCAAaagacactatttttttaaattttcaatatcAAGAAACACAGACAGGCAGTGTGCTTTTCTTGGTGTCTGTCTGAAACTTGATTCTCTACCTAGAGCGGCTTTCCTTTACTTGGAGGTTAAGTGGTCTCCCGAATTCTCCGAGTTAAATAAAATCCACTGTGGCCAGTTAGAATCCGCTGCGGCCGGGTTAGCTTTTCTGGCTGTTCAGAAGCACTTTCGCCGTCAAGCCTACTCCTATCAGCTCTTAAGACCTGCACCCCCACTCAGGACCGCTAGAAAAGGTGTATGAGCTCGCTGGAGCTGAGACACCCTTGCCCCACTGCTTGGCAATGACCTTCTTAACCTCATTTATTTCTGGGGG
This window contains:
- the C17H1orf116 gene encoding specifically androgen-regulated gene protein isoform X1, with product MPQSELWPAGPGSEPVTRVGSCDSIMSTTSTRSGSSDSSYDFLSAEEKECLLFLEETIGSLDTEADSGLSTDESEQDTAPQGPRALPITQPAPQGYPGEKIVQQEPEPRRGTQPSSTHLPELQGLGLRSGSYSLPRNIHIGINQNLRKSTTQTHSHSPGEVEGLVREPETEQISQSSEPSQALAGPQPPAPALDTVPVPPPEAFRDTQPEPQERGQQSHTSLSPQESKGTSSETMSQKANEEGSTGGPGQPRPPPATSSSSQNVRAEDAPVPSGGEPSAHLAPLTASKSRKLPPNIVLKSSRSSFHSEPQNWLARHAEAGPGDPGLALSSLQEQKKARREALEKLGLPQDQDEPSPHLTKRTGSTRLQAPLLTPAPVRPAVPAQGRAAAPAGGKAPAPAPPQGPLPGKAPTPAPAQGSPPGRAWIRAQEPTPGKVPVAKSVPIPIPKAPGVSKPLTQPKSDSGLTLQDSNIPGLRQMNFKSNTLERSGVGLSSYLSAEKDPSPQTSTSLGKGSFLDKMSPNVLRNSRPRPASLGTGKDFAGIQVGKLAEQEQEQSSRHLPYRGQSPDKLPRPPYVSVKISPKGVPNEHRREALKKLGLLKE
- the C17H1orf116 gene encoding specifically androgen-regulated gene protein isoform X2, with amino-acid sequence MSQKANEEGSTGGPGQPRPPPATSSSSQNVRAEDAPVPSGGEPSAHLAPLTASKSRKLPPNIVLKSSRSSFHSEPQNWLARHAEAGPGDPGLALSSLQEQKKARREALEKLGLPQDQDEPSPHLTKRTGSTRLQAPLLTPAPVRPAVPAQGRAAAPAGGKAPAPAPPQGPLPGKAPTPAPAQGSPPGRAWIRAQEPTPGKVPVAKSVPIPIPKAPGVSKPLTQPKSDSGLTLQDSNIPGLRQMNFKSNTLERSGVGLSSYLSAEKDPSPQTSTSLGKGSFLDKMSPNVLRNSRPRPASLGTGKDFAGIQVGKLAEQEQEQSSRHLPYRGQSPDKLPRPPYVSVKISPKGVPNEHRREALKKLGLLKE